The DNA window GGCCGGGGGGCAGGGAGGGGGGCGGGCGGGTCCTCGTGGAGGAAGGTGGGGTGGTGGGCGACGGGGGTGCCGGGGGGCGCGTCCTGCAAGAGGCGCTCCATGCGGTCGTAGCTGACCCCGGTACGGCGGTGGCGGGCGATGGCGTCGCCGAAAAAGCCCATGCTTCCGGTCAGGCGCGGCAGCAGGCCGATGAAGAGCACGAAGTCGGCCACGTCCATCGCGCCGCCGCGCACCCGGCTCGCGCCGAGGAGGAGCACCAGCCCGACCGCCACGTTCACCATGTTGGTGTTCACGCCCCGGATCAGCTCGGTGAGGAGCACGTCGCGCAGGGCGGCGCGGCGGCGGACCTCTCCCAGCGCGGCGAGGTGCGCGACCATGCCCCCCTCGCGGGCGGCGAGCTTGACCGCCGAGACGGCCCCGAACGTCTCGCCGATGAAGTCGGTCACCCGGGCGGTCGCCTCGCGCAGGCGGCGGCGGTAGGCGCGGATGACGGGCGAGAGGCGCTGCACGAACACGACCATCAGGAGCAAGGGCGCGCACACGAGCGCGGTGATGAGGGGGTCCACCCGGCTCATCAGCAAGGCGGCGATCACCGAGTAGGCGACGAAGCCCACCCCGTCCACCCAGACCTCGGTGTAGGCGGCCACGTCGTCCACGTCGTCGCGGAAGCGGCTGACCGCCTCGGCGGGCGTGTCGGGCAGGCGGCGCGAGCCCCGCGCGGTGAGCAGATACGCGAGCAGGTTGCGCCGCACGAGCGCGTCGAGCGTGTACCACAGCTCGATCCAGACCCGGAACCCCCCGTAGAAGATGCCGAAGCGGCTGACCCGCACGAACGCGAACCACCCGACCGCCACCCACGCCGCCGCCAGGGCCGTGTTGATGCCTTCCCCGCCCACCCGCAGCCGCTCGGCCTCCTCCAACTGCCGGAACACGTCGCTCACCGCCACCGTGAGCAGGGCGGGCGTGATCCGCACCAGCGTCCACAGCAGGAGGTTGACCGCGAAGAGCCACGGGCGGTAGGCGAAAAGGCGCCCGGAGAGGGCGAGCGTGCGGTCCTGGGCGGCGGGGGGCGGGGAGGTGGTCATGGGAGGCTCCGGGGGCGGTGAGTGGGGCGTGGTCCATGGTGGGTGGGAAAAGCCGGGGAGCGAGGGCGGGAGCAGGAGCGGTCTCCTCCACGGACCACGCCCCACTTCCCACTGACCGCCCCCTCACACCAGCACCCCTTCCCCCGTCACCTCGGCCCCGGCTCCCTCCAGCCCCGCCCGCAGCAGCCCCGCGTAGTGGCTCCCGGGGTCGCGGGCCAGCAGGGCGCGGGGGCCGTCCTCCAGCACCCGGCCCTCCCCCAGGACGAGGATGCGGTCGGCGCGGGCAACCGTCTCCAGGCGGTGCGCGATCACGATGGCGGTGCGCCCGCTCAGCAGCCGGGTCATCGCCTGGGTGAGCTGGGTCTCCGTGGCGGGGTCGAGGCGGCTGCTCGGCTCGTCGAGGATGATCACGGCGGGGTCGCGCAGCATCACCCGCGCGAAGGCGAGGAGCTGGGCCTGCCCCGCGCTGAGGCTCCCGGTGGGCAGGGGCGTGCGGACGCCCTCGGGGAGGCGGGCGAGCCACTCTCCCAGCCCCACCTCGCGCAGGGCGGCCTCCACCCGCTCGTCGGGCACCCCCGGGTCGAAGAAGCTGAGGTTGTCGCGCACGCTGGCCTGGAAGAGCTGCACGTCCTGGGTGACGACGGCGACGCGCGTTCGCAAGCTCTCCAGCCGCACCTCGCGGGTGTCGAGGCCGCCGAGGCGCACCTGCCCGGCGGTCGGGTCGAACAGGCGCGAGACCAGCCGCGTGAGGCTCGTCTTGCCGCTTCCGGTGCGCCCCAGCAGGCCGAGGGTCTGCCCGGCGGGGAGGTGGAAGCTCACGCCCTGCAAAACGGGGCGGACGGCGGGGTCCCCCGGCACGTAGCTGAAGGTCACGTCCTCGAAGGTCAGGTCGAGGGGGCCGGACGGGAGATCACGCGGTCCCTCCGGCAGGGCGGACTGGAGCCCCAGCAATTCGCCCACGCGCACGAGGCTGGCCCCCGCCTTTTGCAGGTCCTGAAGCTGCTGGGTGAGCTGGTCGATGGGTTCTTCCACCATGCTCATGTACTGGTAGAGGAGAAAGGCCGTGCCCAGCGTGATCGCCCCCGCCGCGTACAGGCCCACCGCCGCGGCAAGCACTCCCACGTACCCGACGGCGAAGAGGGCCATGCTGACCTGCCACACAATGCTGCGGCGCCGCCACGACCACGTGCTGCGTCCGAAGAACTCGCGCTGCACCCGCAGGAAACCGCGCAGGTGGTGCTCGCCCGCCCCGAGGGCGCGCACGTCCTCCAGACCCGCCAGCCGCTCCTCCACGTAACCGAAGAGCCGCGCGCTGCTCTCGCGCTCCAGCCGGGTGGGTTCCACCCCCGCGCGCCGGGTGCGGTTCAGGGCGAGGAGCGTCACGGCGGCGAAGACGGCCACGCCGAGCCCCACCCGCCAGTCCTCCAGGAAGAACATCA is part of the Deinococcus planocerae genome and encodes:
- a CDS encoding ABC transporter ATP-binding protein, with product MTTSPPPAAQDRTLALSGRLFAYRPWLFAVNLLLWTLVRITPALLTVAVSDVFRQLEEAERLRVGGEGINTALAAAWVAVGWFAFVRVSRFGIFYGGFRVWIELWYTLDALVRRNLLAYLLTARGSRRLPDTPAEAVSRFRDDVDDVAAYTEVWVDGVGFVAYSVIAALLMSRVDPLITALVCAPLLLMVVFVQRLSPVIRAYRRRLREATARVTDFIGETFGAVSAVKLAAREGGMVAHLAALGEVRRRAALRDVLLTELIRGVNTNMVNVAVGLVLLLGASRVRGGAMDVADFVLFIGLLPRLTGSMGFFGDAIARHRRTGVSYDRMERLLQDAPPGTPVAHHPTFLHEDPPAPLPAPRPLPLRELRIEGLTAHHASGLGVTDVSFTVRRGEFVVVTGRIGSGKTTLLRALLGLIPIDEGRLLWNGEEVPDPATFLVPPRAAYTSQLPGLFSETLRENVLTGAGEERLGRAVRLAVLEPDLAGLPGGLNTQVGARGVKLSGGQVQRTAVARMLAQHADLLVFDDVSSALDARTEALLWEGLFREEGTTCLVVSHRRAALTRADRILILEGGRLTGEGTLPELLERSAEMRALWAEEA
- a CDS encoding ABC transporter ATP-binding protein, whose protein sequence is MQGAPGSSPPPPSPPRFGAARVLREYLGPLRGQVAALAALLLTGTGLNLLLPQLLRQFVDGAKLGAGADVGLLARLAGAYIALGVGVQLLTAGATYVGAQVGWTATNRLRADLMCHLLSLDLREHQERTPGEMIERIDGDVTALSNFFSQFAVRVFGAALLLAGALVMFFLEDWRVGLGVAVFAAVTLLALNRTRRAGVEPTRLERESSARLFGYVEERLAGLEDVRALGAGEHHLRGFLRVQREFFGRSTWSWRRRSIVWQVSMALFAVGYVGVLAAAVGLYAAGAITLGTAFLLYQYMSMVEEPIDQLTQQLQDLQKAGASLVRVGELLGLQSALPEGPRDLPSGPLDLTFEDVTFSYVPGDPAVRPVLQGVSFHLPAGQTLGLLGRTGSGKTSLTRLVSRLFDPTAGQVRLGGLDTREVRLESLRTRVAVVTQDVQLFQASVRDNLSFFDPGVPDERVEAALREVGLGEWLARLPEGVRTPLPTGSLSAGQAQLLAFARVMLRDPAVIILDEPSSRLDPATETQLTQAMTRLLSGRTAIVIAHRLETVARADRILVLGEGRVLEDGPRALLARDPGSHYAGLLRAGLEGAGAEVTGEGVLV